The following are from one region of the Coffea eugenioides isolate CCC68of chromosome 2, Ceug_1.0, whole genome shotgun sequence genome:
- the LOC113763196 gene encoding metacaspase-1-like yields the protein METVTCKTCHRISSVTKQTTKIRCHGCQGTILIGNSQVSVPLDISKWPSHDQDNIIIERKRFHDFSKKISGISPRSSPSFSQFPTARISDTPPRGKRALLCGVSYNQNKKFKLRGTTPDVMNMAKLLVRQFGFPTNAIIVLGDFMSYEPPTRMNIIRAFDWLVKDSQSGDSLVFYFSGHGTQQLDLDGDEIDGFDEAICPLDFETAGIIIDNDINKMIVEPLKQGVTLHAIIDACHSGTVLDLQRVYDHNRGRWKDNYPASGAYKGTSGGKAICFSACEDDQQAADTSAFSPEIVGAMTFTFIKAVVENKEITYHGILDSIHNAIEDANNSKRGCGMLNRMCHQKMLQDPMLSSSEPFNANSLFKL from the exons ATGGAGACTGTTACTTGTAAAACATGCCATCGAATATCATCAGTAACTAAACAAACGACCAAAATCCGATGCCATGGATGCCAGGGAACTATTTTGATTGGCAATAGTCAAGTATCGGTTCCGTTGGACATAAGCAAATGGCCGAGCCATGATCAAGATAACATCATCATTGAACGAAAACGGTTCCATGATTTCAGTAAGAAAATCTCAGGTATCAGCCCAAGAAGTTCTCCCAGCTTTAGCCAATTTCCTACTGCAAGAATATCAGATACACCACCAAGAGGGAAGCGAGCACTACTTTGTGGAGTATCTTACAATCAGAATAAGAAATTCAAGCTCAGAGGAACAACACCAGATGTAATGAACATGGCAAAACTGCTCGTTCGGCAATTTGGTTTCCCAACTAATGCTATCATTGTCCTAGGAG ATTTTATGTCATATGAGCCTCCAACAAGGATGAATATTATACGGGCCTTTGACTGGCTGGTGAAAGACTCGCAATCAGGGGATTCTTTGGTGTTCTATTTCTCGGGGCATGGCACACAACAACTTGATCTTGACGGCGATGAGATCGATGGTTTTGATGAAGCAATCTGTCCTCTTGATTTTGAGACTGCAGGAATCATAATCGATAATGACATCAATAAAATGATTGTTGAACCGCTTAAACAAGGCGTCACACTTCACGCTATAATTGATGCTTGTCACAGTGGAACTGTTCTTGATCTGCAGCGAGTGTACGACCATAACAG GGGGAGATGGAAAGATAATTATCCTGCATCAGGTGCTTATAAAGGTACAAGTGGAGGGAAGGCCATCTGTTTCAGTGCTTGTGAGGACGATCAACAAGCTGCAGATACCTCT GCTTTCTCTCCGGAGATTGTTGGTGCCATGACATTCACATTTATAAAAGCAGTCGTGGAGAACAAAGAAATAACATATCATGGAATTCTCGATTCTATTCACAATGCCATCGAAGACGCCAATAATTCTAAAAGAGGATGCGGAATGCTCAACCGGATGTGTCACCAGAAGATGCTACAG GATCCAATGCTATCATCTTCCGAACCATTCAACGCTAACTCCTTATTCAAGCTCTAA